The Biomphalaria glabrata chromosome 17, xgBioGlab47.1, whole genome shotgun sequence genome segment CAGGACAACGAGGGATGgaagcaggcagggtttgagcccAGGACCTTTGATAagtctgaatgacagtccagtgcgcaaatcgcacgaccaggcatatgcagatattccttcagaaatcAAAGTCCAAACATCTGCAAGATTGTGTGGGGTGGAAGCAAGCAGAGTTTAATTTGGGAACATCTTGAGAACAGCCTGAAGCATATAATATACCACACAGCCAAGCAAccatccattttattttttccacCAGAATGTTTAAATGAGCAtcattacaaaaagaaaaaacacaattttactTGAACAGTAAAAGTTAATTACTTGAACAGTGAAAGTTATCTTATAAGTGACAGATATTTGTTCAAGAAGATAATTTCATCCAAAGCTCATTTAATTATGAGTGAGAGTGAAACAGATAAAATTACTGAATGACACCATCAAACTGAGGCACTGATATGTCAATAGACTAAAATACCACTGGAATGTACACCAATGTAAAACTATGTAGTAAAACTTATGTACAATATATCTCTCTATACATATTTCAATTTTCATTGAATTTacataaaagataaaataatgaGCATAGAAATTGTAAAAGGAATGTCTGGGGCAAAATATAATAAGACCCCTAATCAATCAATCATTAATTCATCTTTTTTAACACAGAAATGTAAATTTTTACATATAGATTTAGTGAACTATctgaagttttaaaaataaatatctttttgcaaaacaaaaaatcttcaAGGGTTAAAAAATGATggctacattttaaaatcttcacAAAACATtgcttacaaaatacaattctgTTTTCTGATTGATTATTAAATACCTTTTTCTATCATGCCTAcagaattaaacttttttaaaaacattgaaattttattttcttattttacaaatttttttttgacaagacATTAGAATGTCCAGTCTTTTACAGATGGACACAGAATAAATTCATCTGAAAGTACCGGTATAGGAAcaaatttaaaagatttttttgttttgtatggtAGCCCAATATAGTATGAAATGATAAGATTGAACAGATTAGAACAGaaaagattaaaagaaaaatgtacacATAATGTAAGACCATTCTGTCTTTATGATGGACAAagtataaaaattttaaaatcaaaatgtgtcagttcaggtatatttaatttataatatatagtaCAGCTGTTGTAAAGTATGTACAGTAGAGTAGTAACATTTGCTGTAGAAAAACACTTAAAAATGTACAATACATATttacaaaaatgtatacatCTCAATATTATTCTCTGAACAAGTCGCTTGTTCATGATGGATatgaagattttaaaaagtcacaCTTTGGCCTTCAACGAAGTATGCTATCAAGACACCacatatatattacataatacAGCCCATGCTgacctttaaaaaattatttttaagttaaTGTAAACTAAGGTTTCACTAAGGGCACAGCCCTctacaccaaaatcagactgatgcgttccctggtcatggccacattcttatatgcttgcgacgCTGACTGTAGCTTGAAAAGAGGTTCCTAGCAAAGGaattaagatgctacagaaggatcctagctatcacaaatgaagagattagagacaagcTTTCTACAgccattggaccccatgatgacctgctaactattgtaaaaaaaatttaaactaaaactctatggccatataacaaggtcttcagggaacagtaccaggaaaaaaaagagaagaggcagacagaaaaagcaatgggaagacaacataaaagaatggacgggcctgctatTGAAAAAGGTTCTATTcgaggcaaaagacagagaaagagaaagatggtTGGCAAatcattttgacattttttttaattagctgCCACAAGTCAGTGGTGTTTAACCCATTTATGCATGGAGGCCATATACAGTTCATGGTCAGCATCAATGCCATTAATCGCAAAGCCCAATGGAATATATCCTCTGCAGCTTAACTATGCACTGTGGGCTGAAGTTTCTAGGGGCAGGGTATGTCCCTGGGACCATAGTTTAGGCATCAGAATGTTATAAGCAAATATTCTTTGGACATCTTCTTTACATAAAATTCTACCCCTATGGTTTCTTTATCTAAGGTTTATCTTATTACCAAACATCAACATACACAACATACACACTGACACTAAACAGATCTTTAAACATTACTAATATCTAGCAAACTCTCCCCTAGCATATGTCTGAGCCCTGGCATCACGATCTTTGTAAGACTTGATCCTTAGGAAATCTACAGTGTGACACATTGCAGCAAAAAAACACAGCACTGGAACTATGGCACAAACTGCATAAGAGTAAGACAAGTGGTTGGACTCTGGCATGGGCAGCCACTTGGCGTCCTTAGCTGACATTATTCcaaaaattattattgctaTAGCTACTAACAGACCTATGgggaataaacaaaaaagaagagtTAGGTCTTAAGTTGTATTTTCTTAACTTATCTTATACAGTacggatgttacttcaaaaaagaagattattatgtcctacCACATTTCAAGtgtcaatctattcatgcatgttaatcaatgaattatatttatttttgttctctAAAAAATTCCTATCATTGCACAAGTAAAGTTAAAATTTGGTAAGAATAGAGCACATGAACTTTAAACAAATTGCACAGTTGGTGATACAGAGTTTTGTTCAGAGTAGGATGCTAACTCTAACCTAGATTGCAAATTAATACAGTTACACATATATTAGAAAAAACAGGAATAATACATCTTTATAAATgaaaaagtagaaaacaccaaactgtgggagatgagtggacagaaaaatatagaagtgcagatcttagggaggaagtggagatggattggtcacacccttagaaaagataccagcaacagagctaggcaggcctaagagtggaacccccagggaacaagacgcagagaagaccgggaagagctgggaaaccatcaaaaaactagcaagagaccgtggagagtggcatgtttttgtcgaggccctatgttccatgaggaactcaaaggagtgatgatgatgatgataaatgaaaattattacttgACTTGGATAACATTCATTTTATCATATTATATTATCATTGagtaacaaatgaaaataatgtttccattttattatataaaacttttttttcaattcacaTTACTTTATCATCAGATGTTAGCTTGTATCTCAAATTTTGCCCATGGCTATATCAAAAGTATTGTACATGTCCTGCACTAACAGTAATTACCCTTTAAATGTCTGCATACTACTCAATACACTTCAAAGATTTGTGAAATATATGAAAGAATTAGAAATCTCATCCTTCACATGAGTGCACTCAAAACCTCGCAAAGTTTGAACCATAGTTACATAGTTTTactttaagcaaaaaaaaatttttttaaaataacaacattacATTTCGTATCGAATCGGCTAAAGCCGGCAACTCCGGCTTGAAAGAGTTATATTGTCTACCCACCTTCATTGGCATTGATGATTGATGAAACCAGCAAGAGTCTATGCTCCTTGTAAGCACTGACCATCCTTGCATAGTAGAGAATGTTGAGAATTATACACAGAGGCTGAGTGATGAGACCAAGGGTGACAAAAATCACCACAGCTTTGAaccaagctgaaaaaaaaagccaggtAAGAAACTCACATTTAATAAGTGACTTCCATTTAGTTTGGTTAACTCCCTTTGTGGAATTTTGCTGtgctaagtttaaaaaaaataataaagggaTCAATCAGTGCTAGATTGGTAGccgctagatctatatctattgtaAATAAAGCATCGTTCTAAATTTAAGGATATAGCTGTCAGTGTAGAGAGAAATTATCTGCAAGGGAACAGAATTACTGAAAAtgaattaactttttaaaattttattttattgtaaatacCGGTAATCTAacatttatattagattttattttaaagaaacatgAATTGGCTACAAAAGTAGGGGGAAGGTGGGGCTAGTTGTCACAGTTGTCagattttgatgttttaaacatatttagaatTCATTGATTCTCACCAAACGTATCATGCTGTAACTTAAACATTCAGACAACAATtagagtaaatgaaataaactttatctCTTCATGTATCAGagttatacaacaaaaaaagtggCTGGGTTGAGGTTGTGACAATTTGCCCCTCACCGGGGTAAGTTGACACAGggcatggggtaaaatgtcaCACCTTAAAAAAATCACCATATAAATATATCTTGCTAAGTCTAAAAGAAAAAGCATATTaagtcaagactttgttcttgtaGTAGTTTCCTTGACTGGTCGTCGTGAaagaatgatatatatatgaagGTTCTGAAAAGTTTTGGACCTAACAAGGAAAGCTGTaggtttttcttcaaaataatgtttatttattgtttatttttttctatataatatttgtaaaatatctgttcacttcttCCAGCAATGCACCCACTTCCAACCTATCTAAATAGTAGGACTAGGGAACTTCCAACCTATCTAAATAGTAGGACTAGGGAACTTCCAACCTATCTAAATAATAGGACTAGGGAACTTCTTTCCTAAAATAAATGTAGCGCTCGGAGGACATCTTTTCTGTATGTTGATGCTGGCATAACCTTTGTAAACAGCATTATTTAAGGAGAAAGTCGCTTAATACTATTTAGGTATCATCCATAAaaaggaatcaataaaacaaataattattaataaacaaatattaatattaaaatttgttttcaaaatgtttaatcTTCATTGGggcaaattgtcacaactgtgacatattaccccaacctgtgtgacaacttgccccacaacaattttcagaacatttaatccaaataacatttttttggaTCAAGCGTTAAGAAAAAACCTAATTTTAATGTGTAACTAATACACAGAGACATGAAACAGTGTAATGTTAGACAatcattttaatattataaGTGTTTTACAACAaaatgacacaaaaataaaattccacttTCCGAACAGTCAAAAACAATGAAtcatgataattttaaaatgcgaAAAGGTATTGACttcattttataactatttgCAAATGTTTCCATAAACATCTCAGCTgtagtttcaaatttttaatagcGCATCACATTATACCgatatagtgtttgtgacaactTACCCATGTGACATTTCGCTCCACCTTTCCcataatatataaagaaaatatttttttttaattaaattaaaattgagcACACATAATGGAAATATATAACAAATTTACTAAAAATTGATAGGTTAAACTTGAAGATTTAACCTTTAAGTTAGATCCATACATTTTATCCATTTAttaaatactgaaaaaaaaaacaactaactaaaTACAGAAGTGTATAAATTTCATAAATGACTaacaaattgtattatttactttttttctggtCCAGCaaagaaaagtgaaaaaagTAACACAATCTAGGACAGTTAAAATAAAGACAAGGCGAGGCATAAGCTGCCCTTTAAACAATTTCCAAAGGGCACTCTTCTGTTATATTATGTGTCATCCTAAGGTCCACTGAAAAACTGTAAGCACTGCCTCTCTACTGCCCGCAACCCCACATTTACTTGAACAATGCTTTTTCAAGTTTTTGTAGTGTGGATTTGTAAtacacatttagatctataagttATATGTAATAATGATATCTAATATTATGttgtattatattaaaaatgGTGAACAAATAAGAACTAGGACTAGAATGAAAAGTCTAGACCAACTAATGTATTGgaactagactaactagactatattagatctatacatatatgTTTACCTGGATAAATCCAATCTACGATTTTCCTCAAATCTCTGTCAAACACATAGTTACATCCGTAGTATCTGTTCCCTAATATGTCGTTGGCCCAGGATGGCGCTGGGTAGCCGTCGGCTCTGAAGCAAATGGACCATAATCCGATACTGGGGATACCTGTGTCTCTAGTTTTCTCGGCCTGCTGCCAGTACGGGTAGGCGCTGGCGAACAGAAGGGCTATGATGGACACTCCAATAAGAATAGTCCCAGCAATTGTCCAGCCCGTCACCCGTCCAGAGTTCCCCATTTTGAAACAAGatttgttgtgtttttgtaaGGAAATCAAAATGTCATAATTTTAGGAGACACATCAAGTCTATTTTCGGCAGGAGACAGGTAGAGTTCAGTTAGGACTACAGGTAGAACAAGCTCAAAGGTTCATCAACTATTTCATATAACAAATAAACACTTTTGTACTTGCGTATTGACAAATATTGAATTACTCTATATTGATAGCGACGTAATGCATATATCCTTATgcctaatttaataattaacttGCCCTTAATTATCTCTAAATAcacatgaaagaaaaaagatataaattataaacGAACCTTTTTACGACTTTAAAATAGACTCGCCCAATGTCGCCAAGTCACCAGGACAGGTGCGCGACCTATATTTTTCTGATGAGGAAAAGACACAGAATTTGTCGAAAATGGGCATGCTTGGCATCGTAGGATTTGGCTTTACTGCCGGTGCCTTGTTGTTTATGATTGTGGCCTTTGCTAGCCCTTACTGGGTTGAGTCTTTTGAGGAATTCAAAGGGACATTTGTCAAGCTTGGTCTTTgggagttttgttttaatgattACACCTTCTACAAGGATTACAACGGCAAGCGATACCTGGGATGTTTCTATGTGTTCTCGCCAGAGATAAGACCGATCTGGGAGTGGGTCTCCCCTCGTAAGTACAATACGAAATCCATATAAGTTGTTGATGTAACACAATATAGGACTActgataattttgtttttgaaaggaCATATAGAGTTTAGCTATTATTGGGATGAGAGTAGGTCAaatctatagatatagatctacaatgcGGAAGCGATTGTCAACAACCATACAATAATGGCAACCGGAAATAGATGAGTTCTAGTCTTTAAATACTTAGAATCTATAAGACTATATAGATATAGCAAAATATTATTAGTTACTAATTAAGATGCTTATGACATATAACTTTGAtcatttaatctagatctataattctattaGATCTACAGCTAGAGTCTATTACTTGAAAATTTACTGTTAActtaaactagtctagatttactgtttcaagcctttttttttttttttgacaggtTTTACTAGCTTTAGGTTAGGCCATTTAATGATTTATTATGATTTAGCCAATTTAGGGCTCTACTCatagttaaataattaaaaaaataaagtgattTATAAATAAAGAATAGAAGATTAAAGTTGACTGTCGCTTAGTTGTACAAAGTTGTAgagcctttttaaaaacaacacaagacacagatattttacaaagagaattagatgaattacagaaatgggaatcaaattggagcatgtctttccacccagaaaaatgtcagttgttaagagtaacaaaaaactaaaacaaattaattcaacttatcttattcatggcaaaccagtaacacagactaaaaacgcaaaatacctaggtgttataataaatgaaaaactatcatggaaacattaagaaactggaacagacacaaaatagagcagtgagattcataacaaacgaatattcacatttgactagagtaacacctttagtaaaatcattaaatttagaaaccctcaggacagaaggctcaaaagtaaagtagcaatcatacataaaacactgaaccataattttcaaatacaa includes the following:
- the LOC106052023 gene encoding uncharacterized protein LOC106052023, which codes for MGNSGRVTGWTIAGTILIGVSIIALLFASAYPYWQQAEKTRDTGIPSIGLWSICFRADGYPAPSWANDILGNRYYGCNYVFDRDLRKIVDWIYPAWFKAVVIFVTLGLITQPLCIILNILYYARMVSAYKEHRLLLVSSIINANEGLLVAIAIIIFGIMSAKDAKWLPMPESNHLSYSYAVCAIVPVLCFFAAMCHTVDFLRIKSYKDRDARAQTYARGEFARY